Genomic window (Streptomyces sp. TG1A-60):
ATCCAGTACGTGACCTCGCGTTCGCCCGGCGGCCCGAACACCGCGACATGGCCGACCACCTCGTCATCGGCGAGCACGGTGCGCATCTGGACGTCCGGTTCGGCGCGGACCCTCGCCCAGTGGCTGTCGAAGAGGTCCCGGTCGTAGTGGTAGTCCCTGGTGACGGCGGCAAGCCGCTGTGCCTCCGGATCGGACAAGTGCTTCCAGAAGAACGGCAGGTCACTGTCACGCACTTCGCGGAGGGAGACCAGGGCGGTCGTCATACCGTTTCGTCCGCCGGCTCACGCAGGGGCCAGGTCGCGTCCACCACCGCGTCCGGGTTGCCCTTGCGGCGCAGGAAGGCCTGGAAGTCGGCGGCCCATTCGGCGTACCAGTCGATCTGGCGGCGGTGCAGCTCGGCCGGGCCGAGTCCGGCGACCTTCGGGTGGCGCTGGGCTATCGCGCGGGCGAGGCGGGCGGCGGCGAGGGCGTCGGCGGAGGCGTCGTGGGCGGCGTCGAGAGGGACGCCGTACTCGGCGCAGACCGCTTCGAGGTTGCGCTTGCCGCGGCGGTAGCGGTCGATGGAGCGGTCGATCGTGTACGGGTCGATGACCGGCGCCGGGTCGAGGCCGCCGAGCCGGTCGCGCAGGGACGGCAGGGCGTGCCGGCGCAGCTCGGCGGAGAGCAGGGTGAGATCGAAGGCCGCGTTGTACGCCACGACCGGGACGCCCGTCTGCCAGTGGGAGACGAGGACGTCGGCGATGGCGTCGGCGACCCGGTCGGCCGGCCGGCCCTCGGCCGTCGCGCGGGCGTTGGTGATGCCGTGCACCGCCACCGCCTCCTCCGGGATCTCCATGCCGGGATCGGCGAGCCACTCCCGGTGCCCGACCGGCTCCCCGTCCCTGACCTCGATCACCGCGCCCGTGACGATGCGCGCCTCGCGCGGGTCCGTCCCGGTGGTCTCCAGGTCGAAGCCGATCAGCAGCTGCCGGTGCCAAGCCATGCTGGCCCCCCTTCTTGGTGGTGCTTTCCCCCAGTGACGACCACCATCCCATGGGCCACTGACAATCCGAGGACCGCATTCCGCTTACCACCGCCCGGCCCGCGCTCGCGGGCACGGCGCCGGGTCGCACCCCGGCTCATGACACCGGGCGCGAGTCCGCCCAGGCCACTTCGAACTCCTCGCGGTATGTGTCGAACAACCCGACTTCGCCGTTCTCGTCCGCCTTGAGGACCCGGCTACCGCCGCGCAGCACGAGCACCGGTGCCTCCATACCCCGCGTGCGCCGCAAATAGGTCTGGATGACGGCGACGCCGTCCGAGCCGTCGCCGTTCACTAGGTGGGCGGTGAAGCGGGGGGTCTCGTCGAAGACCTGGATCTCGAAGGCGCCGGGGTCGCGCAGCCGGGCGCGGACCCGGCGCATATGGAGGATGTTCATCTCCACCGCACGGCTCAACTCGCCGCGTTTTATGCCGAGTTCCCGCTCGCGCCGCTTCACAGCACTGGACGCGGGGTTGAGGAAGAGCAGGCGCACCCGGCACCCCGACTCGGCGAGCCGCACCAGCCGCCGCCCGGAGAAGTTCTGCACGAGGAGGTTCAGGCCTATGCCGATGGCGTCCAGGCGGCGGGCACCGCCGAAGAGGTCCTCGGCGGGAAACTGCCGCAGCAGCCGTACCCGGTCGGGGTGGACGGCGACGACGTCGGCGTACCGGTCACCGACGAGGTCCTCGACCGCGTCGACGGGCAGTCGGCGCGCGGACGGCACGTCGCTGCCCGCGCCGAGGATCTCCAGCAGCTTCGCCGAGGCACGCTCGGCCTGGGCGAGGACGGCTTCGGAGAGGGCCCGGTTGCGGGAGACGACGTTCCGGGTGACCTCCAGCTCGTCGAGGGCCAGCTCCACGTCGCGCCGCTCGTCGACGTACGGCTCGAAGCAGGGCCAGTGCTGCACCATCAGCTCGCGCAGCTGGGGCAGGGTGAGGAAGCTGAGGACGTTGTCGTCGGCGGGGTCGAGCAGATAGCCCTTGCGGCGGCTGACCTCACGTACCGCGACGGCGCGCTGCACCCACTCCTGTCCGGCGGGTCCGGCGGCGGCGACCACCCAGTCGTCGCCGTGGACGGGCTCGTAGACGGGCCGCAGCACGGCGGCGACGACGGCGCGAAGCCGCTGCTCGACGAGGTTCAGCCAGATGTAGGCACGGCCGGCCCGCTGGGCGCGCGTACGCACTTCGAGCCAGGCGTCGGCGTTCCAGTCCAGTTCCGGGCCGATGGATCCCAGCTCCATCGGCCGTGCCAGGGACACCGCGCCGGGTGGGACATCTGTGGAGTCCCCCTCGTGACCTTCGTCACCAGGAGGCAGCTCCAGCCCTCCCGAGCCCACCCACGCACCGCCTTCCGCTCCCCGAGCTCACCCCTACTCAACGATCAAGGAAGGGTACTCCGGTAGCGGTCGGCGATGCAGCCGGATGGACAGGTCGTTTCTCAACTACCGCACGTCACTGGGCTGTTCCGGCCCGCTGCGGCGGCCGGGAGTGAGCCGATTCATAGCGGTCGGGCCGAGGCGCCCGCCATACCGGCGGCCAGTGGAGCGTCAGAACGTGCCCGCCGCTGGGCAGAAGGGAGGTATGTCCTAGGAGGTTCCATCAGTTTGGGGGAGACTCCCCCGAAAGTCGCCCTCAGCGGCGCGCGACAACTGGAAGAGTCGTATTCATGCAGGTCTGGCCTGGACAGGCGTATCCGCTCGGCGCCACGTACGACGGCGCCGGTACCAACTTCGCGGTCTACTCGGAGGCCGCGCACCGAGTCGAGCTGTGTCTGCTGCACGACGACGGCTCCGAGGCGGCGGTGGAGCTGCGCGAGACGGACGCGTTCGTACGGCACGCGTATCTGCCCGGCGTGATGCCCGGGCAGCGGTACGGCTTCCGTGCGCACGGCCCGTACGCGCCGGAGCGCGGGCTGCGCTGCAACTCCGCGAAGCTGCTCCTCGATCCGTACGCGCGTGCCATCAGCGGCTCGATCGAGTGGGGCGAGGAGGTGTACGGCTATCACTTCGGGGCGCCCGACAAGCGCAACGACCTCGACTCGGCACCGCACATGATGACGTCGGTCGTGGTCAACCCGTACTTCGACTGGGGCGACGACCGGCGGCCCCGTACCGAGTACCACCACACGGTGATCTACGAGGCCCACGTCAAGGGCCTCACCATGCGGCATCCGGGGCTGCCCGAGGAGCTGCGCGGCACGTACGCGGCGCTCGCCCATCCGGCGATCATCGAGCACCTGACCGAGCTGGGCGTGACGGCCCTGGAGCTGATGCCCGTACACCAGTTCGTGAACGACCACCGTCTGACCGACCTGAACCTCAGCAACTACTGGGGCTACAACACGATCGGTTTCTTCGCCCCGCACAACGCGTACGCCTCCTGGGGCGACCGAGGGCAGCAGGTTCTGGAGTTCAAGTCGGCGGTCCGGGCGCTGCACGAGGCGGGGATCGAGGTCATCCTCGACGTGGTCTACAACCACACGGCCGAGGGCAACCACCTGGGCCCGACGCTGTCGTTCAAGGGCCTCGACAACCCGTCGTACTACCGGCTCACCGACGACCCGCGCTACTACATGGACACCACGGGGACGGGCAACTCCCTGCTCATGCGGTCGCCGCACGTCCTGCAGCTGATCATGGACTCGCTGCGGTACTGGGTCACGGAGATGCACGTCGACGGCTTCCGCTTCGACCTCGCGGCCACCCTGGCCCGGCAGTTCCACGAGGTGGACCGGCTCTCGTCGTTCTTCGACCTCGTCCAGCAGGACCCCGTGGTCTCCCAGGTGAAGCTCATCGCCGAACCCTGGGACGTCGGCGAGGGCGGCTACCAGGTGGGGAACTTCCCGCCGCTGTGGACCGAATGGAACGGCAAGTACCGGGACACGGTCCGGGACCTGTGGCGGGGCGAACCGCGGACACTCGCGGAGTTCGCCTCGCGGCTGACCGGCTCGTCCGACCTGTACCAGGACGACGGGCGGCGCCCGCTGGCCTCCATCAACTTCGTGACCTGCCACGACGGCTTCACGATGCGGGACCTCGTCTCCTACGGCGACAAGCACAACGACGCGAACGGCGAGGAGAACCGGGACGGCGAGAGCCACAACCGGTCCTGGAACTGCGGGACCGAGGGCGAGACCGACGACCCCGGGGTGACGGGCCTGCGGATCCGGCAGATGCGGAACCTCATCGCCACGCTGATGCTGTCGCAGGGCGTGCCGATGCTCAGCCACGGCGACGAGTTCGCACGGACGCAGGGCGGCAACAACAACGCGTACTGCCAGGACAACGACTTGTCCTGGGTTCCGTGGCCGTCCGCCGACGACGGCGAGGTCTTCGGGAATCTGCTGGAGTTCACCCGCGCGATGGTCTGGCTGCGGAAGGACCATCCGGTGTTTCGGCGGCGGCGGTTCTTCCACGGGCGGCCGGTGGAGGGGACGCACGACGAGCTGTCGGACATCGCCTGGTTCACGCCTGGGGGAAGGAGATGGTGCAGCGGGACTGGGATTCGGCTCAGGCCGGTGCGCTGACCGTGTTTCTGAACGGGAACGCGATCTCCGAGCCGGGGGCTCGGGGGAGCGGATCTCCGATGACTCGTTCCTGTTGATGGTGAACGCCTCCGCGCTGCCGCTGGAGTTCGTGGTTCCGGTCGACCACGGTCAGCAGTGGCAGGTGGTGGTGGATACGGGACGGGAGGACGCGGTTCCTGAGGACGGGCCGAAGGTGGCGGCCGGGGATCGGGTGACGTTGGTGGATCGGAGCCTTGCGGTGTTGCGGCGGCCGGCATAGAGATGCCTGTGGGAGCGCCGTAGGAGTGACGGTGCTTCGTCGGCCGCGGATTGCCTGTGGCTGGGCGCGCCCACGCGGCGGAGCCGTCGAAACAGCCCCGCGCCCCTCGAAAGCCGGGGATGCCGTCGCGTGTCACAGCGCACGAATCGTGGTCCTGCGGGTACGTAGGTCTGCATGACCTCTGTCGTGCCTGCCGCCACCTACCGGCTTCAGCTTCAGCCCTCGTTTCCCTTCGCCGCCGCGTCGGCCGCCGTGCCGTACATCGCCTCGCTCGGGATCTCGCACCTTCATCTGTCCCCCGTGCTGGAGGCCGTGCCGGGGTCGGGACACGGGTACGACGTGGTGGACCACGGGCGGGTGCGGGGCGAGCTGGGCGGGGAGGAGGGGCTGCGGGCGCTGGCCCGCACCGCCCGGGAGCACGGGGTCGGGCTGGTGGTGGACATCGTGCCCAATCACATGGCCATGGCGCCCCGGCACAACCGCGCGCTGTGGGAGGTGTTGCGGGAGGGGCCTCGGTCGGCGTACGCGCGGTGGTTCGACATCGACTGGGAGGCCCAGGGCGGGCGGGTGCTGCTGCCGGTGCTCGGGGGGCCGCTGGGGGCGGAGGTCGAGCAGTTCGTGGTGGACGGGCGGGAGCTGCGCTACTACGACCACGTGTTCCCGCTGCGGGAGGGCACCGAGAAGCTGCCGTTGCCGCGGTTGCTGGACGCGCAGTGGTACCGGCCGGTGTGGTGGCGGCTGGCCCGTACGGAGCTGAACTACCGGCGGTTCTTCAGCATCTCGGAGCTGATCGGGGTGCGGGTGGAGGATCCGGAGGTCTTCGACGCGACGCACGCGAAGATCCTCCAGCTGCTGGACGAGGATGTCGTCGACGGGCTGCGCGTCGATCATCCTGACGGGCTCGCCGATCCCGACGCCTATCTGCGGCGGCTGCACGAGGCCACCGGTGGGCGGTGGACCGTCGTCGAGAAGATCCTCGCGGACGGGGAGGCGCTGCCTGCCGCGTGGCCGGTCGCGGGAACCACCGGCTATGACGCGCTGCGGCACGTCGACGGGCTGTTCAACGATCCGGCCGGGACCGGTGAGCTGTTGGGGCACTACCGGCGGTTCACGGCCGTGCAGGCCGACCGGGGCGGTGAGTGGGAGCCGACCGTGCGGCGGGCCGCGTACCGGGTGCTCACGCACGAGCTGGTCACGGAGGTCGAACGGCTCACCCGGGTGGCGCACCGGCTGTGCGAGCGCTCCCCCGATCTCGCCCTGCGCGACCACGCGCCGTGGGCACTGCGCACCGCGCTGTGCGAGCTGCTCGCGCGGATGACGGTGTACCGCCCGTACGCCTCCCAGGACGCCTCCCTCGTCGTCACCGAGGAGGCCGCGGCCGAGGCGCGCGCGGTGTTCGTGGTGCCCGAGGAGGCCCGGTCGGTGGATGCCGTACGGGATCTGGTGCTCGGGCGGTTCGGGGAGGGGCCCGAGCAGGTGGAGTTCCGGGCGCGGTTCGCGCAGACCTCGTCGGCGCTGCGGGCCAAGTCGGTGGAGGACACGGCGTTCTACCGTTATGTGCCGTTGCTGTCGGCGAACGAGGTGGGCGGTGAGCCGGGGAGTCCTGCCGTGTCGCCGGAGGACTTTCACGCGTACTGCGCGCGTGCGCAGCGGGACTGGCCGGGCACGGGGACCGTGTTGTCGACGCACGACACCAAGCGCAGCGCGGATGTGCGGGCGGCGATCGCGGTGCTCGGGGAGTGCCCGCAGCGGTGGGCCGACGTGCTGGCGGAGGTGACGCGGGACGGTGCGGGTGTGCCGGACGCGCAGCTGGCGTGGGCGGCGTGGCAGACGGCGTTCGGGCTCGGGCCGGCGGACGGGGAGCGGCTTGAGGGGGCGCTGCTGAAGCATGTGCGGGAGGCGGGGCTGCACACCTCCTGGACAGAGCAGAACCCGGCGTACGAGCGGGCGGTGGCCGACTTCGTGGCGCGGGGGCCCGCCGTGGACACCCGGGTGGCCGCGCTGCGGGCCGCCCTGGAGCCCCATGTGCGGGCGAACGGTCTCGGTGCGGCCCTGGTGCAGCTGACCATGCCGGGGGTGCCGGACGTCTACCAGGGGACGGAGGGCGAGTACCGGGCGTTGGTGGACCCCGACAACCGGCGGCCCTTCGCCCCGCGGGAGGAATCCTCGGAGAAGTCCCGGCTCACCTCGGCCGCGCTGCGGCTGCGCCGGCGGCGGCCCGAGGTGTTCGGGGAGGCGGCGACGTACACGCCGCTGGCCGCTGACGGGCCGGGGGCCGGGCACTGCGTCGCCTTCGTGCGGTCCGGTGCGGTGGTCACGGCTGTCACGCGGCTGTCGCTGCGGCTGGCCGAGGCCGGGGGCTGGGGGGAGACGCGGCTGACGCTGCCGGAGGGGCGGTGGGCCGACGTGGTCGACGGGGAGCGGGAGTTCATGGGGGGTGCCCGGGTGGCGGAGCTGTTCGGAACGCTGCCGGTCGCGCTGCTGGAGCGGGTCGACGGGTGACCGAGACTCGCCTGCCGGGGAGTGGTGACTCCCGTGCCGGCCAAGGCCGAATGCCCCTGGGCGCCTCGAGCCGCCCCGTCCACGGAAGGACACTGGGGAATTTCCCCCACTCGGGGCTCGATCGGGTGCATGGGATCTGATGCCAGGCGGACTGGACGGGGGTGGGTCTCCTGTTGGACCTCGGTCATCCCACGGTGGCGCAACTGAAGGCGGCGGCACGGTGCCCTACGGCGCGTCGGCCGGGACTGTGCGCGCTGCGGCGGATCGGTGTCTCGCGGGCGGGCCGGCCGCTGCGGCTGCTGTCCGTGGGCCGTACGAGACGTGCTTCTCAGCTCGACAGGGCGAACACCGCTCCCGTCCGGGCCGCCATCACACAGCCGTTCGCGAACGGCTGCTCGTAGCCGACCGGTCGGCCGTTCCACTGCCCGCGGGCCGTGACGCGGACCGGCGCGTAGATCTCGGTGCAGACGGCGTCCTCGTGGGGGATGCGGGTGATGTCCCCGCCGGCCTCGCGGAGTTCCGCGCAGGCCTGGACGGCCTGGCCGTGGCCCTGGGGCGGGTCGCAGAGGAGCAGGGTGCCGCGGGTGTCGGAGGAGCGGGCGTCGCCGCGGGTGACGGAGACATACAGCCAGTCACCGTTGAAGGAGGTCGCTCCGGCCGGAGCGGAGGCGCCGACGGTGAGCAGCGCGAGCGCCGCCAGCAGACCGCTGCGTACCGCGTGGATGGTGTGCGTCATTCCCGGTGCATCGGCACGGCGGGCTCGGAACTCCATCCCGGCTCACCCGAACGGGAATCCGCGTGGGCGTCCGGGCAGGCGGCCGGCGGGGCGGGCGCCGTGCGCGGGCGGCCGGCCGCCAGGTCGAAGGCGGCGAGGACCACGCGTGTCTGGTACTCCGCCTGGCGGGCGACGGGGATCCAGCGCGCCCGGTAGCCGTCACGGTAGTCGGCGCACCACTCGTCGATGAGCCGGTCCAGCTCGGGCAACGCGCCGGCCGGGTCGTGTCCGGCACGGGTCACCAGCTGGTGCAGCAGCCCGGCGGCGCGCAGGGCGACCCGGCGGCCGGAGATGGCGAGGGCGGCGAGCCGGGCGGTGTCGAGCGGTGGCAGCGGCCGGGCGGCGCCGTCGTGGACGTCGGGGTCCCAGGAGTCGGCGAGGCCGGGGCCGACCAGAAGGTAGTCGTCGACCGGAGCGAGCAGCCGGGCGGCGTCCGGGCCACCGCTCACCGAGGGGCGGACCCGGGCGAGGATGTCCCCCAGCAGGCGGGTGTCACGGCGCAGAACGCGGCTGACGGTGCGCAGTACGGCGTCGGCGTCGGGTGACGCGGAGGCGTCCTCGACTGCGCTCACGCCCCACATGGGTGCCTCGACGACGGCGGTGACCGTGCCGTAGCGGTGCGGGTGGAACCAGGTGGATTCGACGGCCGCCTCGGTCATGGCGGCGGCCAGGTCGCCCCGGCGCGGGGGCGGGATGCGGTAGACGGCGGGGCCGAGGCAGGGCCAGTACAGGGTGTCGTACGGGCGCAGCTCGCGCGGGATGCCGAGGCGGGCGGCGGTGTGGGCGACGCGCTGGACGATGCCCGGCAGCTCTCGGGTCAGCTCGACGAAGCCGCCGCCGACGTCGACGCCGTGCAGGGAGCACTG
Coding sequences:
- the treY gene encoding malto-oligosyltrehalose synthase, with the protein product MTSVVPAATYRLQLQPSFPFAAASAAVPYIASLGISHLHLSPVLEAVPGSGHGYDVVDHGRVRGELGGEEGLRALARTAREHGVGLVVDIVPNHMAMAPRHNRALWEVLREGPRSAYARWFDIDWEAQGGRVLLPVLGGPLGAEVEQFVVDGRELRYYDHVFPLREGTEKLPLPRLLDAQWYRPVWWRLARTELNYRRFFSISELIGVRVEDPEVFDATHAKILQLLDEDVVDGLRVDHPDGLADPDAYLRRLHEATGGRWTVVEKILADGEALPAAWPVAGTTGYDALRHVDGLFNDPAGTGELLGHYRRFTAVQADRGGEWEPTVRRAAYRVLTHELVTEVERLTRVAHRLCERSPDLALRDHAPWALRTALCELLARMTVYRPYASQDASLVVTEEAAAEARAVFVVPEEARSVDAVRDLVLGRFGEGPEQVEFRARFAQTSSALRAKSVEDTAFYRYVPLLSANEVGGEPGSPAVSPEDFHAYCARAQRDWPGTGTVLSTHDTKRSADVRAAIAVLGECPQRWADVLAEVTRDGAGVPDAQLAWAAWQTAFGLGPADGERLEGALLKHVREAGLHTSWTEQNPAYERAVADFVARGPAVDTRVAALRAALEPHVRANGLGAALVQLTMPGVPDVYQGTEGEYRALVDPDNRRPFAPREESSEKSRLTSAALRLRRRRPEVFGEAATYTPLAADGPGAGHCVAFVRSGAVVTAVTRLSLRLAEAGGWGETRLTLPEGRWADVVDGEREFMGGARVAELFGTLPVALLERVDG
- a CDS encoding 3'-5' exonuclease, with the translated sequence MAWHRQLLIGFDLETTGTDPREARIVTGAVIEVRDGEPVGHREWLADPGMEIPEEAVAVHGITNARATAEGRPADRVADAIADVLVSHWQTGVPVVAYNAAFDLTLLSAELRRHALPSLRDRLGGLDPAPVIDPYTIDRSIDRYRRGKRNLEAVCAEYGVPLDAAHDASADALAAARLARAIAQRHPKVAGLGPAELHRRQIDWYAEWAADFQAFLRRKGNPDAVVDATWPLREPADETV
- a CDS encoding GNAT family N-acetyltransferase, whose protein sequence is MTTALVSLREVRDSDLPFFWKHLSDPEAQRLAAVTRDYHYDRDLFDSHWARVRAEPDVQMRTVLADDEVVGHVAVFGPPGEREVTYWIDREYWGRGTATAALRALIGLVGTRPLHAHAAADNAGSVRVLEKCGFVVTGHGRCFARARAGEIDEVLLTLT
- a CDS encoding M14 family zinc carboxypeptidase; its protein translation is MDELSARAAAIVAGHPHRARLRRVGTSRAGTPMWLLSVGRGSRHTLIVAGPHANEPVGGATVLRLAERALAEPRLSDAADITWNLLLSLDPDGSRRNEGWLSGPYTLGHYFRNFFRPGFLEQPEWLPDGAAGAVLPETRALLGLQDELRPFFQCSLHGVDVGGGFVELTRELPGIVQRVAHTAARLGIPRELRPYDTLYWPCLGPAVYRIPPPRRGDLAAAMTEAAVESTWFHPHRYGTVTAVVEAPMWGVSAVEDASASPDADAVLRTVSRVLRRDTRLLGDILARVRPSVSGGPDAARLLAPVDDYLLVGPGLADSWDPDVHDGAARPLPPLDTARLAALAISGRRVALRAAGLLHQLVTRAGHDPAGALPELDRLIDEWCADYRDGYRARWIPVARQAEYQTRVVLAAFDLAAGRPRTAPAPPAACPDAHADSRSGEPGWSSEPAVPMHRE
- a CDS encoding SAV2148 family HEPN domain-containing protein, whose amino-acid sequence is MGSGGLELPPGDEGHEGDSTDVPPGAVSLARPMELGSIGPELDWNADAWLEVRTRAQRAGRAYIWLNLVEQRLRAVVAAVLRPVYEPVHGDDWVVAAAGPAGQEWVQRAVAVREVSRRKGYLLDPADDNVLSFLTLPQLRELMVQHWPCFEPYVDERRDVELALDELEVTRNVVSRNRALSEAVLAQAERASAKLLEILGAGSDVPSARRLPVDAVEDLVGDRYADVVAVHPDRVRLLRQFPAEDLFGGARRLDAIGIGLNLLVQNFSGRRLVRLAESGCRVRLLFLNPASSAVKRRERELGIKRGELSRAVEMNILHMRRVRARLRDPGAFEIQVFDETPRFTAHLVNGDGSDGVAVIQTYLRRTRGMEAPVLVLRGGSRVLKADENGEVGLFDTYREEFEVAWADSRPVS
- a CDS encoding SSI family serine proteinase inhibitor: MTHTIHAVRSGLLAALALLTVGASAPAGATSFNGDWLYVSVTRGDARSSDTRGTLLLCDPPQGHGQAVQACAELREAGGDITRIPHEDAVCTEIYAPVRVTARGQWNGRPVGYEQPFANGCVMAARTGAVFALSS